CGTGGGCCTCCCCCCCATGATCAAGGTGGACGGGGAGTTCCACCCCACGGAGTACGAACCCCTCTCCCCCCAGGACACCCGCCGGCTGATGTACGCCCTCATGGACGAGAAGCAGCAGCGGATCTTTGAGGAGGAGAAGGAGCTGGACTTCTCCTTCAGCCTCCCGGGAAAGGGGCGCTTCCGGGTCAACGTCTTCCTGCAACGGGGAAGCGTGGGGGGGGTCTTAAGGGTGGTGCCCGCCACCATCAAGAGCTTCGAGGAGCTGGGCCTACCCAAGAACATCGCCGATATCGCCCTAAGCCCCAGGGGCCTGGTCCTGGTCACGGGGCCCACCGGGTCGGGGAAGAGCACCACCCTGGCCTCCATGATCGACTACATCAACGAGCGCAAGCCCGTGCACATCGTCACCATCGAGGACCCCATAGAGTTTTTCCATAAGCACAAGAAGGCCATCGTCAACCAACGGGAGATCGGCTCCGATACCCACGGTTTCCACAAGGCGTTAAGGAGCGTCCTCCGCCAGGCCCCAGACGTGATCCTGGTGGGGGAGATGCGGGACTACGAGACCATCGCCGCCGCCATCACCGCCGCGGAGACCGGCCACCTGGTCATGGGCACCCTGCACACCAACTCCGCCCCGGAAACCATTGACCGCATCATCGACGTCTTCCCGGAAAACCAGCAGGAGCAGGTACGGGTGCAGCTTTCCAACAACCTGGTGGCGGTGCTCACCCAGCAGCTTTTGCCCAAGGCCTTCGGGGGGGGAAGGGTCTTGGCCTACGAGCTCATGATCGCCACCCCGGCGGTGAGGGCTTTGATCCGGGAAGGGAAAAGCCACCAGCTCCGGAGCGTGATCCAGACCGGGGGCCAGTACGGGATGATGACCATGGATGCCTGCCTGGCGGATCTCTACCGGCGCAAGCTCATCACCTACGAGATGGGCTTGAGCAGGGCGGTGGACCCCAAGGAGTTCATGCGCCTGGCTGGGGTGCAGGAGGGGAAGGGGCGCCCTTAGCGCCCAAGGGGCCTGGTAAACTTTAGGCCATGTACGAGGCGGCCATTGGCCTCGAGGTCCACCTGCACCTAAAGACCCGGACCAAGGCCTTCTGCGGCTGTGAGGCCGACTATTTCGGCGCTCCCCCCAACACCCACACCTGCCCCGTCTGCCTGGGGCTACCCGGAAGCCTCCCCGTGCCCAACAAGAAGGCGGTGGAGTTTGGCCTCAGGCTCGCCCTGGCCCTGGGAAGCCGGGTTCCGGAAAGGCTGGTCTTCCATCGCAAGAACTACTTCTACCCCGACTTGCCCAAGAACTACCAGATCAGCCAGTACGACCTCCCCCTGGGCCAAGGGGGTAGCCTGCCCTTGGGGGAAAGGAGCGTGGGCATCAAGCGCCTCCACCTGGAGGAGGATGCCGGGAAAAGCCTCCACCTGGAGGACCGCACCCTTTTGGACCTGAACCGGGCGGGAAGCCCCCTGATCGAGCTCGTCACCGAACCCGACCTCAGAAGCCCCGAGGAAGCCCGGCTTTTCCTGCAGCGTATCCAGGCCCTGGTCCAGACCCTGGGCATCTCCGAGGCCAGCCCCGAGGAAGGGAAAATGCGGGCCGACGTGAACGTTTCCGTGCGCCGGGTAGGGGAGCCCTTAGGTACCAAGGTGGAGATCAAAAACCTCAACTCCTTTAAGAGCGTGCAACGGGCCCTGGAGTACGAGATCCGCCGCCAGACCGAGATCCTAAGGCGGGGGGAGAGGGTCAAGCAGGCCACCATGGGCTTTGAGGAGGGTAGCGGCAAGACCTACCCCATGCGCACCAAGGAGGAGGAGGCGGACTACCGCTACTTCCCCGAGCCCGACATCCCCCCGGTGCCCATCTCCCGGGAGTGGCTCGAGGCCATCCGGCAGGACCTCCCCGAACTCCCCTGGGAAAAGGAACGGCGCTACCAGGCCCTGGGGATCAAGGCCCAAGACGCCGAGGTCCTGGCCTACACCCCCTCCCTGGCCCGCTTCCTGGACCAAGCCCTAAGCCTGGGCCAGGCCTCCCCCCAGGCCCTGGCCAACTGGCTTTTGGCAGACGTGGCCGGGCTCTTGAACGAGCGGGGGCTTGCCCTGGAGCAAACCCGCCTCTCCCCGGAAGGCCTTGCCCGGCTGGTGGCCCTCTTCGAGCGGGGGGAGATCACCAGCCGGGTGGCCAAGGGGCTTCTGCCGGAGGTCCTGGAGGGCCTGGACCCCGAGGCCCTGGTGCGGGAACGGGGCCTAAGGGTGGTGGCGGACGAGGGGGCCTTGAGGGCCGTGGTGACCGAGGTGATCGCCGCCATGCCCGAGGCGGCGGAAAGCGTGCGCCAGGGAAAGCTCAAGGCCCTGGACGCCCTCTTGGGCCAGGTGATGCGAAGGACCCAGGGCCAGGCAAGGCCTGACCTGGTGCGAAGGCTTCTCCTCGAGGCCCTTGGGGTAGGATGAGGCCGATGCGTTACGAGGAAGCCGGGGTGCACATCGAGGCCAAGGCGGAAGCCCTAAGGCGGGCCCAGGAGGCCATCGCCGCCACCTATACCCCCAGGGTGTTACGGGGGCTTGGGGCCTTTGGGGGGCTTTTTGACGCCGGGGGGCTAAAGGAGATGAGGGAACCCGTCCTGGTGGCCACCACGGACGGGGTGGGGACCAAGACCCTTCTGGCCCTGCAGGCGGGGGACGTGTCCGGGCTGGGCTTTGACCTGGTAAACCACTCCGTGAACGACCTGCTGGCCCAGGGAGCCCTTCCCCTCTTCTTCATGGACTACCTGGCGGCAAGCCGCCTGGAGGAGGGG
This region of Thermus neutrinimicus genomic DNA includes:
- the gatB gene encoding Asp-tRNA(Asn)/Glu-tRNA(Gln) amidotransferase subunit GatB, with protein sequence MYEAAIGLEVHLHLKTRTKAFCGCEADYFGAPPNTHTCPVCLGLPGSLPVPNKKAVEFGLRLALALGSRVPERLVFHRKNYFYPDLPKNYQISQYDLPLGQGGSLPLGERSVGIKRLHLEEDAGKSLHLEDRTLLDLNRAGSPLIELVTEPDLRSPEEARLFLQRIQALVQTLGISEASPEEGKMRADVNVSVRRVGEPLGTKVEIKNLNSFKSVQRALEYEIRRQTEILRRGERVKQATMGFEEGSGKTYPMRTKEEEADYRYFPEPDIPPVPISREWLEAIRQDLPELPWEKERRYQALGIKAQDAEVLAYTPSLARFLDQALSLGQASPQALANWLLADVAGLLNERGLALEQTRLSPEGLARLVALFERGEITSRVAKGLLPEVLEGLDPEALVRERGLRVVADEGALRAVVTEVIAAMPEAAESVRQGKLKALDALLGQVMRRTQGQARPDLVRRLLLEALGVG
- a CDS encoding type IV pilus twitching motility protein PilT gives rise to the protein MAKTPDIVDLLTLAAERGASDLVITVGLPPMIKVDGEFHPTEYEPLSPQDTRRLMYALMDEKQQRIFEEEKELDFSFSLPGKGRFRVNVFLQRGSVGGVLRVVPATIKSFEELGLPKNIADIALSPRGLVLVTGPTGSGKSTTLASMIDYINERKPVHIVTIEDPIEFFHKHKKAIVNQREIGSDTHGFHKALRSVLRQAPDVILVGEMRDYETIAAAITAAETGHLVMGTLHTNSAPETIDRIIDVFPENQQEQVRVQLSNNLVAVLTQQLLPKAFGGGRVLAYELMIATPAVRALIREGKSHQLRSVIQTGGQYGMMTMDACLADLYRRKLITYEMGLSRAVDPKEFMRLAGVQEGKGRP